A single region of the Podospora pseudopauciseta strain CBS 411.78 chromosome 1, whole genome shotgun sequence genome encodes:
- the RTG2 gene encoding retrograde regulation protein 2 (EggNog:ENOG503NU0J; COG:F; COG:P): MSSTVDIVTIGNYKEKLPRWDPNSKNHRYALVDMGSNGIRFSVSDLCPPRARLLKCLYRERAAISLFDALNRPSTSAHGDHPLVFPDETIKQVSQTLARFRSIAVDSYDVPPSQLIVFATEAMRRAENAASMLEAIRAEAPDLSVHILSPQVETLFGAVGARSSFVDVKGLILDLGGGSVQMTWMDTSGTSGHQEDQGQPLPEVEAAVAGQSLPFGAARLIKILDTAHVDVQTSEKAKLQDGMAKAFQTLCAKFPTLAQLAAEARGKEAGIDIFLCGGGFRGYGSMIMHNNPIQPYPIPSIGSYTASGQLFNKTKEMLKVNKSFEGKIFGMSKRRRAQFPAIVTVVEALIAAVPPIRSATFCSGGNREGALLMMLPREIRNSNPLSLPDDFESSIPSGPAQGGTTLQALLSTLHSAFPPGFDLTSVASIFSLQLGPLYASHIWCRMGESDAANASSALHDAINHPDSPGLTHLARAVLAVTLCARWGANLGPIDQQLQRNLRELVDAADPNAGFWADYTGAVTAALATVIPAWPKSNEAIRDKISFRSSAEQGKRYKLHLEITISKEASRGLDLDDLRELFKKVGKHGDEKKKFIVTVNVLA; the protein is encoded by the exons ATGTCCTCCACCGTCGATATTGTCACTATTGGCAATTACAAGGAGAAGCTGCCGAGATGGGATCCCAACAGCAAAAACCACCGCTATGCCCTGGTTGACATGGGAAG CAATGGCATTCGATTCTCTGTCTCGGATCTCTGCCCTCCTCGGGCCCGCCTGCTCAAGTGTCTCTACCGAGAAAGGGCGGCCATCTCGTTGTTCGATGCCCTGAACCGGCCATCAACATCGGCACATGGCGACCATCCCTTGGTCTTCCCCGATGAGACAATCAAGCAAGTCTCGCAGACACTGGCACGCTTCAGGTCTATTGCTGTCGACAGCTATGATGTGCCTCCCAGTCAGCTGATCGTCTTTGCGACAGAAGCCATGCGCCGGGCCGAGAATGCCGCGTCTATGCTCGAGGCGATACGTGCCGAGGCTCCCGATCTGAGCGTGCATATCCTTTCGCCTCAAGTCGAGACCCTCTTTGGCGCCGTGGGGGCTCGGTCAAGTTTTGTTGATGTGAAGGGCTTGATTCTCGATCTCGGCGGCGGTAGTGTTCAGATGACGTGGATGGACACGTCTGGTACTTCTGGGCATCAAGAGGACCAGGGACAGCCTCTCCCTGAGGTGGAAGCAGCGGTTGCGGGACAGAGTCTGCCGTTTGGAGCTGCTCGCCTCATCAAGATTCTCGATACCGCCCACGTTGATGTGCAGACGTCCGAAAAAGCCAAGCTCCAAGATGGCATGGCTAAGGCTTTTCAGACACTGTGCGCCAAGTTTCCCACCCTCGCCCagcttgctgctgaggcgagggggaaggaggcgggGATCGATATCTTTCTCTGCGGCGGAGGGTTCCGGGGTTACGGAAGCATGATCATGCACAACAATCCCATCCAGCCCTATCCGATCCCATCAATCGGATCATACACGGCCTCTGGACAGCTCTTCAACAAAACCAAGGAGATGCTTAAAGTCAACAAGTCTTTTGAAGGCAAAATCTTTGGCATGTCAAAACGCAGACGTGCCCAGTTTCCAGCCATTGTCACTGTTGTTGAAGCTCTCATTGCAGCAGTGCCCCCTATACGTTCAGCAACGTTCTGTTCAGGGGGCAACCGGGAGGGTGcgttgctgatgatgctaCCTCGGGAAATCAGGAACAGCAATCCTTTGTCACTTCCAGATGACTTTGAGAGCTCAATTCCTTCGGGTCCAGCACAAGGTGGCACAACCCTACAAGCCCTCCTCAGCACCTTGCACTCGGCATTTCCGCCCGGTTTCGACTTGACCAGCGTAGCCAGCATCTTCAGTCTGCAGCTTGGTCCCCTTTACGCTAGCCACATTTGGTGTCGAATGGGCGAGAGTGATGCTGCCAACGCGTCATCTGCTCTCCACGATGCCATCAACCATCCTGACTCGCCGGGTCTGACGCATCTGGCTCGCGCGGTTTTGGCTGTGACTCTCTGCGCACGCTGGGGCGCAAACCTGGGCCCTATCGATCAACAGCTCCAGCGGAATCTTCGCGAGCTTGTCGATGCGGCAGATCCGAACGCTGGTTTCTGGGCAGACTACACGGGGGCTGTAACGGCAGCACTGGCAACAGTCATTCCAGCGTGGCCCAAGTCTAATGAGGCCATCAGGGACAAGATCTCGTTCCGTTCCAGCGCTGAGCAGGGGAAGAGGTACAAGTTACATCTCGAGATCACCATCAGCAAAGAGGCCTCGAGAGGTCTCGATCTTGACGACTTGAGGGAGTTGTTCAAGAAGGTCGGGAAGCATGGTGACGAAAAGAAGAAGTTTATCGTCACAGTCAATGTACTTGCTTGA
- a CDS encoding hypothetical protein (COG:G; EggNog:ENOG503P2TY), translated as MLAFPRLVYLLKFAGPALIVVWLVAYMVSDQPAYNSVVRQFKSERDIFITDFLDHDVGGQLDGSSISELCASKTWTPGLMLSCDPQSGGFGQVKDAHLNCIRFAIEAGAELVLPRIIKRDDKNVANTRPKNGGGPYIGEFIDYLFDYEYLNQTLSEHCPQLKLYRSMNELWDVPQVQSARKISLQDVGAKLNGSVIEDMNTLSEQIKSYIDRAEDPETRPFPIRFSSDVISSVFPTAYGNPELAKNFGRLLRPRKDARVLAAIALYNLHKKYQLNLDPKQGFQHSTFPGLHLRTEADATPIFPPFDDQVSTLVELVTNSTAGFAFVATGETEERRRKLSKKAEAVGVTMVYKQDLMLDEPEGRELLEQLTWDQRALVDYEIMLRAGLTVGLSGSIFDWNIALRRHSVPGADGEPESLATSSPIQHQDRYSILLGSSEKADTLRATIWP; from the exons ATGCTGGCCTTCCCGCGCCTCGTTTATCTGCTCAAGTTCGCCGGTCCGGCACTGATTGTCGTATGGTTGGTCGCTTACATGGTCTCGGACCAGCCGGCGTATAACAGCGTCGTTCGCCAGTTCAAAAGCGAAAGGGATATCTTCATCACGGATTTCTTGGATCACGATGTTGGCGGACAACTAGATGGCAGTAGTATCTCGGAGCTATGCGCGAGCAAGACTTGGACACCAGGGTTGATGCTGTCTTGTGATCCCCAATCTGGAGGTTTTGGCCAAGTCAAAGACGCGCATCTGAACTGCATTCGCTTCGCTATCGAGGCTGGTG CCGAGTTGGTTCTTCCCCGGATCATCAAGCGCGACGATAAGAACGTTGCGAATACCCGGCCCAAGAACGGCGGCGGTCCCTACATCGGGGAGTTTATCGACTACTTGTTCGACTATGAATACCTCAACCAAACGCTATCGGAACACTGCCCGCAGCTGAAATTATATCGATCCATGAACGAGCTTTGGGATGTTCCACAGGTGCAATCAGCTCGGAAGATTAGCTTACAAGATGTTGGAGCTAAACTGAATGGCTCCGTTATTGAGGACATGAATACGTTGTCGGAGCAGATCAAGTCGTACATCGACAGGGCAGAGGACCCAGAGACACGTCCGTTTCCCATACGGTTCAGCTCCGATGTGATAAGCTCGGTTTTCCCAACAGCATATGGGAACCCAGAGCTGGCCAAGAACTTTGGCCGTCTTCTACGGCCGCGTAAAGACGCCAGAGTGCTCGCCGCTATTGCGCTGTACAATCTGCACAAGAAATATCAACTGAATCTGGACCCTAAGCAGGGTTTCCAGCACAGCACTTTCCCCGGACTACATCTCAGGACAGAGGCGGATGCGACTCCTATCTTTCCACCCTTCGACGACCAGGTCTCTACCTTGGTCGAGCTTGTCACCAACTCAACGGCCGGCTTTGCTTTTGTTGCCACGGGAGAAACAGAAGAGCGCAGACGAAAGTTATCCAAAAAGGCCGAGGCGGTGGGCGTGACGATGGTATACAAGCAGGATTTAATGCTGGATGAACCGGAAGGCCGAGAGCTTCTCGAGCAACTCACATGGGACCAGCGTGCGCTCGTCGACTACGAGATCATGCTTCGGGCTGGACTGACCGTTGGCCTGAGCGGCTCCATCTTTGACTGGAACATCGCACTCAGGCGGCATTCTGTACCAGGAGCAGACGGAGAGCCAGAGTCTCTCGCCACCAGCTCCCCTATCCAACATCAGGATAGGTATTCCATCCTTCTTGGATCTTCAGAAAAGGCAGACACATTGAGGGCGACAATATGGCCATGA
- a CDS encoding hypothetical protein (EggNog:ENOG503P5F2; COG:J) yields the protein MSTSQETPVLRLPSTPPPPILTLTPKTHTTIEIRPFHIFDARPVARIANNPRIASCMRNTFPYPYTSKDANHWLLIATRSYSDPETKPTKSGKPLLLDYAIIVNGVLVGDIGLKPLWDVESDTFEIGYWLGEEFWGVGIMTAVLKEFIAWVWEQFPTVRRLEAMVFDFNEGSKKVLSRVGFVQEGVKREAVRKGDKIHDMVVFGLLRREWTTQVLSVSGEP from the coding sequence atgtCCACCTCCCAAGAGACTCCGGTTCTGAGGCTCCCAtcgacccctccaccaccaatcctgaccctcacccccaaaacccacacAACCATCGAGATTCGCCCCTTTCATATTTTCGATGCCCGCCCTGTCGCCCGCAtagccaacaacccccgcATCGCCTCTTGCATGCGGAATACATTCCCGTACCCCTACACATCCAAAGATGCCAATCACTGGCTTCTCATCGCTACCAGATCTTATTCAGATCCGGAAACTAAACCGACCAAATCCGGTAAACCTCTTCTCTTGGACTacgccatcatcgtcaatgGCGTACTCGTCGGCGATATCGGCCTCAAGCCTCTCTGGGATGTCGAATCCGACACTTTTGAGATCGGGTACTGGCTAGGAGAAGAGTTCTGGGGCGTGGGGATCATGACGGCGGTTTTGAAGGAGTTTATCgcttgggtttgggagcaGTTTCCGACTGTTAGGAGGTTAGAGGCCATGGTGTTTGACTTCAATGAAGGTAGTAAGAAGGTGTTGAGCAGGGTTGGGTTCGTTCAAGAGGGTGTGAAACGGGAGGCGGTGAGGAAGGGTGACAAGATACATGATATGGTTGTTTTTGGGCTGTTGAGGCGGGAGTGGACTACACAGGTGCTTAGTGTCTCGGGGGAGCCATGA
- a CDS encoding hypothetical protein (EggNog:ENOG503P3AD), which produces MSDHLWSTFILYLQDPKVTPFRMGKSCLPPDGVCLRVAREAKRSWKGAKALTKKTNVSDGRKSGSTTPTAENSSTFIQWPHTCAATRVHLRELCRQKAAAGAKNPRFLPRSTTPFAQAAARHSNMRPALAHEPLQFATQDMSLSLALSTAESMQPTGPLAQLTGSTPEPVEEEQSNATEPFPLAPAFDMPIISPNIETFEGGPGFAECQRLGSPFGAKSYGPSSSGSLATVLGLSGPMPRRQSQTLGSRRTLQSPVRMSRSGTQKRRHTQSSVPRVRPSIGADLWLDPNFSMNSTGDARADREFCSTASSHHDELFIPRIPPVPTLSSSTSMPNVGGQLLEPPALQPPRLGSPFKGHRATRSSFSFPSRMHRAQSGSVDLGMLGRPFATIQQPSAESSTSPVRSNLAGRLAYLDQRLKEIRQREANRRSQSPL; this is translated from the coding sequence ATGAGCGACCATTTGTGGTCAACGTTTATCCTGTATCTCCAGGACCCCAAGGTGACACCTTTCCGGATGGGCAAGAGCTGCCTCCCACCTGACGGTGTCTGCCTTCGCGTGGCGCGCGAAGCAAAGAGAAGTTGGAAGGGCGCCAAAGCTTTGACGAAGAAGACCAACGTGAGCGATGGAAGGAAGAGTGGCAGCACTACACCCACCGCCGAGAACAGCAGCACATTTATCCAGTGGCCTCACACTTGCGCCGCGACCCGAGTTCACCTGCGGGAGCTGTGCAGACAGAAAGCTGCGGCGGGCGCGAAGAACCCACGCTTCCTCCCTCGCAGCACGACCCCTTTTGCGCAAGCTGCTGCGCGTCACTCCAACATGCGCCCGGCGCTGGCGCATGAGCCTCTTCAATTCGCGACCCAGGACATGTCTCTGTCTCTTGCCTTGAGCACAGCAGAAAGCATGCAACCAACTGGTCCCCTGGCGCAACTCACGGGCTCAACCCCTGAgcctgtggaggaggagcaatcTAATGCTACTGAGCCCTTCCCACTGGCACCGGCTTTTGACATGCCGATTATCAGCCCAAATATCGAGACTTTCGAGGGCGGGCCTGGTTTCGCCGAGTGCCAACGTTTGGGATCCCCCTTTGGCGCGAAGAGCTATGGACCCAGCTCCTCGGGATCGCTTGCCACCGTGCTTGGCTTGAGTGGACCAATGCCTCGCAGACAGAGCCAGACACTTGGCTCTCGCCGCACACTCCAGTCACCAGTACGGATGAGCAGGTCGGGTACTCAAAAGCGACGTCACACCCAATCCAGCGTTCCTCGCGTACGACCTAGCATCGGCGCTGATCTGTGGCTCGACCCCAACTTCAGCATGAACTCCACGGGCGACGCTCGTGCCGACCGGGAATTCTGTTCCACAGCGTCGAGCCACCACGATGAGCTGTTCATCCCAAGGATACCTCCGGTACCTACCCTGAGCTCGTCCACTAGCATGCCCAACGTGGGAGGCCAGTTGTTGGAACCTCCAGCTCTCCAGCCTCCCCGTCTTGGCTCTCCATTCAAGGGTCACCGAGCGACCCGCTCGAGCTTCAGCTTCCCCAGCAGAATGCACCGGGCGCAAAGCGGCAGTGTCGACCTCGGCATGCTTGGGCGACCATTTGCCACTATCCAACAGCCCTCGGCCGAGTCGAGTACCTCTCCCGTACGATCCAATCTTGCCGGCCGCCTGGCTTACCTTGACCAGCGCCTCAAGGAGATTCGGCAGAGGGAAGCGAACCGTCGATCTCAGTCACCGTTGTAG
- a CDS encoding hypothetical protein (EggNog:ENOG503PG0Q), whose product MSSLMLDRSRIRGAGGFPWGEPAAAPRSQGLDRDSASTSSQSDDFSDLFDWTAYERHGTSDVTTQSQHSAEGAKGVPAFPRSPQSSPQSPGPASDLDGDLPMPDVESDPHVLVWPVLGPEPTREMSPIELRPPHLGQPDMAAPRAVQNERPQSKRPRVLESPEQTKEVRDAGACYHCRMNKSKCSPTSACEPCLKHPKPELACVRQLLSSMVASQSARWNLSEPPRREPMNEGGSFVIFVSFSDKTNSRCLPLTVAPFIHPDQGTRFGISSSSQPLQENALLAWAQDDMQMDDRIDDFESLLNHFHIHHVCGEGLKRAMDRATAGKSIKAVESQKKLLSNLLELKLMWKIWSCKDFFGRRQEAGAGRPLGLQFSSVQSWLRFTAASAISRLEKNILEVFDEYLKKDAAGLTTATKPILELSRWVSLWQMILVYRRSLRLLQEHNEAEPYVPGVETNEKRRRFRTTTADLFRSVVVIYWELFHKPKTIQNIQNPEARLFGDDALHRGFQSVVAAVPTFYQQVANLSLPADEFFRAHLVDRDLKKPKTKRR is encoded by the exons ATGTCATCCCTCATGCTTGACCGCTCCAGAATTCGCGGTGCAGGTGGGTTCCCATGGGGGGaacctgctgctgcaccCCGCAGCCAGGGACTTGACCGGGACTCTGCAAGTACCTCTTCCCAAAGTGACGACTTTTCCGACCTCTTTGACTGGACGGCATATGAAAGGCATGGCACATCTGATGTGACCACACAATCCCAACACTCGGCCGAAGGCGCCAAGGGTGTTCCCGCATTCCCCAGGTCACCCCAGTCGTCACCCCAGTCACCCGGTCCTGCTTCCGATCTTGATGGGGATCTTCCCATGCCAGACGTTGAATCAGACCCCCACGTTCTCGTCTGGCCCGTCCTAGGACCGGAACCAACACGCGAGATGTCGCCCATCGAGCTCCGTCCCCCTCACCTCGGCCAACCAGACATGGCTGCCCCCAGAGCTGTCCAAAACGAGCGGCCCCAGAGCAAGAGGCCTCGAGTTCTGGAGTCCCCAGAGCAAACCAAGGAGGTACGCGATGCCGGGGCGTGCTACCACTGTAGGATGAACAAGAGCAAG TGCTCTCCTACTTCTGCCTGCGAACCCTGCTTGAAACATCCCAAGCCCGAGCTGGCCTGTGTTCGACAGCTTCTGTCGAGCATGGTCGCCAGCCAAAGTG CACGCTGGAACTTGAGCGAGCCTCCGAGGCGTGAACCTATGAATGAAGGCGGGTCCTTCGTCATTTTTGTCTCTTTCTCAGACAAAACCAACAGTCGTTGCTTGCCCTTGACGGTGGCTCCCTTCATTCACCCTGACCAGGGCACTCGGTTTGGTATCTCATCGTCATCGCAACCGCTGCAAGAGAATGCCCTTCTGGCGTGGGCACAGGATGATATGCAAATGGATGACAGAATCGATGACTTTGAGTCGCTCCTCAACCACTTCCACATCCACCATGTCTGCGGCGAAGGTTTGAAGAGGGCAATGGACCGCGCAACTGCGGGCAAGTCGATCAAGGCTGTGGAAAGCCAGAAGAAGCTCCTGTCTAATTTGTTAGAGTTGAAGCTGATGTGGAAGATCTGGAGTTGCAAAGACTTCTTTGGCCGGCGGCAAGAAGCCGGTGCTGGCCGCCCCCTTGGGTTGCAGTTCTCTTCCGTTCAGAGCTGGCTTCGCTTCACCGCGGCCTCGGCAATTTCGAGGCTCGAAAAGAACATTCTGGAGGTCTTTGATGAATACCTCAAGAAAGATGCTGCTGGCTTGACAACCGCGACCAAGCCGATTCTCGAGCTTTCGAGATGGGTGTCGCTCTGGCAAATGATCTTGGTCTACCGCCGGTCGCTCAGGCTGCTCCAGGAGCACAATGAAGCGGAACCATATGTGCCAGGAG TTGAGACCAATGAGAAGCGACGGAGGTTTCGAACGACAACCGCGGACTTGTTTCGTAGCGTTGTTGTGATTTACTGGGAGCTGTTTCACAAGCCAAAGACAATCCAGAATATCCAGAACCCCGAGGCGAGACTTTTCGGAGATGATGCTCTCCATAGAGGGTTCCAGAGCGTGGTGGCTGCTGTGCCAACATTCT ACCAGCAAGTGGCAAATCTGAGTTTGCCGGCAGACGAGTTCTTCCGGGCACATCTTGTCGACAGAGACctcaagaagcccaagacgAAGCGCCGCTAG
- a CDS encoding hypothetical protein (COG:S; EggNog:ENOG503NWWT) yields the protein MAIGSPLFRKGACSPLLLLFFILFTTTTVYASVGDRLPEFQQCVQVCKTENCLPPNTTSLPLHLRLLFWTCPSECDYTCQHIITSTRLSRNEPVVQFHGKWPFYRLLGMQEPFSVLFSLGNFWAHHDGLHNHILKKIPATYSMRPYYVWLARIGMASWFFSAVFHTRDFRVTEELDYFAAGASVLYGMYYTVVRVFRLDRVSKRGVRKSWTGTCVGLYLAHVGYLKGVGWDYGYNMGANVAVGVVQNVLWTWFSVRRYNREGKGWMVWPGLVVMWVVAAMSLELLDFAPVWGCLDAHSLWHLGTIGPAVVFYRFLVRDSEEVLRREGRLKA from the exons ATGGCGATAGGATCCCCTCTCTTTCGAAAAGGGGCCTGCTCGCCCttgctccttcttttcttcatccTGTTCACCACCACGACGGTCTACGCAAGCGTGGGTGATCGACTCCCCGAATTTCAACAATGCGTCCAA GTCTGCAAAACCGAAAACtgcctcccccccaacaccacctccctcccgctccacctccgcctcctgTTCTGGACCTGCCCCTCCGAATGCGACTACACCTGCCagcacatcatcacctccacccGCCTCTCCCGCAATGAGCCAGTGGTGCAATTCCACGGTAAATGGCCCTTCTaccgcctcctcggcatGCAAGAGCCCTTCTCCGTGCTCTTCTCTCTCGGCAACTTCTGGGCTCACCACGACGGTCTGCACAATCACATCCTGAAGAAAATCCCAGCCACCTACTCGATGAGGCCGTACTACGTCTGGCTGGCGAGGATAGGGATGGCGAGCTGGTTTTTCAGCGCGGTGTTTCATACTAGGGATTTCAGGGTCACGGAAGAATTGGATTATTTCGCTGCTGGGGCGAGTGTGCTTTATGGGATGTATTATACTGTTGTGAGGGTGTTTCGGTTGGATAGGGTGAGcaaaaggggggtgaggaaaTCATGGACGGGGACGTGTGTGGGACTGTATTTGGCGCATGTTGGGTAtttgaagggggtggggtgggacTATGGGTATAATATGGGGGCTAATGTTGCGGTTGGGGTGGTGCAGAATGTGCTCTGGACGTGGTTTAGCGTGAGGAGGTATAatagggaggggaaggggtggatggtgtggcccgggttggtggtgatgtgggtggtggcggcgatgagtttggagttgttggatTTTGCGCCGGTGTGGGGGTGTTTGGATGCGCATAGTCTTTGGCATTTGGGGACGATTGGGCCGGCAGTGGTGTTTTATCGGTTTTTGGTGAGGGATAgtgaggaggtgttgaggagggaggggaggctgAAGGCTTAG
- the ERV46 gene encoding ER-derived vesicles protein erv46 (EggNog:ENOG503NVB2; COG:U) — protein MAAKSRFTKLDAFTKTVEDARIRTTSGGIVTIVSLIVVFFLAWGEWQDYRRIEIHPELIVDKGRGERMEIHLNVSFPRVPCELLTLDVMDVSGEQQHGVQHGVVKTRLRPLSEGGGVIEAKALALHARDEEAAHLDPNYCGPCYGAAPPVHAQKPNCCQTCDEVKEAYAAQAWAFGRGEGIEQCEREHYAEKLDEQRNEGCRIEGNVRVNKVIGNFHIAPGKSFSNGNMHVHDLKNYWDTPVKHTFTHEIHHLRFGPQLPDGLAKKLGKNKALPWTNHHVNPLDNTHQETDDVNYNFMYFIKIVPTSYLPLGWEKTWQGFKDQHHKELGSFGQSADGSLETHQYSVTSHRRSLSGGDDGSEGHKERLHAKGGIPGVFFSYDISPMKVINREERPKSFLGFLAGLCAIVGGTLTVAAAVDRALFEGGIKLKKLRSKDL, from the exons ATGGCTGCGAAATCGAGATTCACAAAGCTCGATGCTTTTACaaagacggtggaggatgcgCGAATCAGGACGACGTCGGGTGGTATCGTTACCATCGTCTCGTTGATTGTGGTGTTCTTCCTGGCTTGGGGAGAATGGCAGGACTACAGGAGGATAGAGATCCATCCCGAGCTGATTGTTGACAAGGGGAGAG GCGAGCGCATGGAGATTCACCTCAACGTCAGCTTCCCACGAGTGCCCTGCGAGCTGCTGACCCTCGATGTCATGGATGTATCCGGCGAGCAACAACACGGCGTCCAACACGGTGTCGTCAAGACTAGACTGCGTCCTCTCAGTGAGGGTGGCGGTGTTATCGAAGCCAAGGCTCTGGCTCTCCATGCTCGCGACGAAGAAGCTGCCCACCTCGATCCCAACTACTGCGGTCCCTGCTATGGCGCTGCTCCCCCTGTCCACGCGCAAAAGCCCAACTGCTGCCAAACATGcgacgaggtcaaggaggcaTATGCCGCTCAGGCTTGGGCTTTCGGTAGGGGCGAGGGTATCGAGCAGTGCGAGCGCGAGCACTACGCTGAGAAACTCGACGAGCAGCGCAATGAGGGCTGTCGCATCGAGGGTAACGTTCGTGTGAACAAGGTCATTGGCAACTTCCATATTGCCCCTGGCAAGAGTTTCAGCAACGGAAATATGCACGTCCACGACCTCAAGAACTATTGGGACACGCCTGTTAAGCACACCTTCACCCACGAGATCCATCATCTGCGCTTCGGCCCGCAGCTTCCTGATGGTCTGGCGAAGAAGCTTGGCAAGAATAAGGCTCTACCATGGACCAACCACCACGTCAACCCCCTTGACAACACTCACCAGGAGACCGATGATGTCAACTACAACTTCATGTACTTCATCAAGATTGTGCCCACCTCTTATCTTCCTCTCGGCTGGGAGAAGACATGGCAGGGGTTCAAGGACCAGCATCACAAAGAGCTGGGTTCGTTTGGTCAATCGGCCGATGGCAGCCTTGAGACTCACCAGTATTCGGTTACCAGCCATAGGCGCAGCTTatctggtggtgatgatggttctGAGGGCCACAAGGAGCGCCTCCACGCCAAGGGTGGTATTCCCggcgtcttcttctcctaT GACATCTCCCCCATGAAGGTTATCAACAGAGAGGAAAGGCCAAAGTCGTTCCTCGGTTTCCTGGCTGGTCTCTGTGCCATCGTCGGTGGTACCCTGACCGTGGCCGCTGCTGTCGACCGTGCTCTGTTTGAGGGTGGTATAAAGCTCAAGAAGCTGAGGTCCAAGGATCTATAA